A window of the Gossypium hirsutum isolate 1008001.06 chromosome A05, Gossypium_hirsutum_v2.1, whole genome shotgun sequence genome harbors these coding sequences:
- the LOC107959275 gene encoding dr1-associated corepressor, with protein MKRKLDTRFPAARIKKIMQADEDIGKIAMAVPLLVSKALELFLQDLCDRTYEITTMKGAKTINSSHLKQCVQGFNVFDFLREIVGKVPDLGGLDAAAEDCHVPKKRKVADDDESKKSRMHESCHVTSSSRGRGRGRGRGQGRGRQTAGRETAAHCGKFEDDPDISYFEEKHDLSLERHVPDDVVESDESKKHNHAGKNIKTPVRNIDLNADLDENGDLITSIAAASPRTDDMPENSENREEYPGWSLCEIEKMAIDPIKLADSNGGIDDEDYDEEVSARLLL; from the exons ATGAAGAGGAAACTTGATACTCGTTTCCCAGCC gCTCGAATAAAGAAGATTATGCAAGCTGATGAAGATATTGGAAAAATTGCCATGGCTGTTCCTCTGCTTGTTT CTAAAGCATTGGAGTTATTTCTTCAAGATTTATGTGATCGAACATATGAAATAACTACGATGAAGGGTGCCAAGACTATAAATTCTTCGCATCT AAAGCAGTGTGTACAGGGCTTTAATGTTTTTGATTTTCTTAGAGAAATTGTTGGTAAGGTTCCCGACCTAGGTGGTCTGGATGCTGCTGCCGAGGATTGTCATGTTCCCAAAAAAAG GAAAGTAGCTGATGATGATGAGTCAAAGAAGAGCAGAATG cATGAGAGTTGCCATGTTACTAGCTCAAGCAGAGGACGGGGTAGGGGCAGAGGTAGAGGTCAAGGTAGAGGGAGACAAACAGCAGGGAGAGAGACTGCTGCACATTGTGGAAAGTTCGAAGATGACCCCGACATTTCTTATTTTGAAGAAAAGCATGATTTAAGCTTGGAAAGGCACGTGCCTGATGATGTGGTAGAGTCTGATGAGTCAAAGAAACATAATCATGCAGGGAAGAACATCAAAACTCCAGTTCGGAACATTGACCTCAATGCAGACTTGGATGAGAATGGGGACTTGATCACATCCATTGCTGCTGCTAGTCCAAGAACAGATGACATGCCtgaaaatagtgaaaatagaGAAGAATACCCTGGTTGGTCACTTTGTGAAATCGAGAAGATGGCTATTGATCCTATTAAACTTGCTGATTCGAATGGGGGAATAGATGACGAAGACTATGATGAAGAAGTATCAGCGAGATTGCTACTTTAA
- the LOC107959277 gene encoding stomatal closure-related actin-binding protein 1: MTRVSREFGNTMQKEAVSAVSADVIFASSRFPNYKIGANNQIVDAKEDPKVLTMKEVVARETALLLEQQKRLSVRDLASKFEKGLAAAAKLSEEARLREAASLEKHVLLKKLRDALESLKGRVAGRNKDDVEEAIAMVEALAVQLTQREGELLQEKTEVKKLANFLKQASEDAKKLVDEERAHARAEIESARAAVQRVEEAVQEQEQISRASGKQDLEELMKEVQEARRIKMLHQPSKVMDMEHELHALRIQLAEKSKHSLLLQKELARSKRMEKTISHIYELGGTETLGSYLRIKPCSDIAPELSECSIQWYRISSETSKKELILGASKSVYAPEPFDVGRILQVEIIYDGQLIVLTTAGAIDPAAGLGNYVEALVRKHDIEFNVVVSQMNGADHPSESIHVLHVGKMRMKLCKGKTTIVKEYYSSSMQLCGVRGGGNAAAQALFWQAKKGFSVVLAFESERERNAAIMLARRFAFDCNIMLAGPDGGSSIGTK, from the exons ATGACGAGGGTAAGTCGTGAGTTTGGCAATACCATGCAAAAGGAAGCAGTTTCAGCTGTATCAGCTGATGTGATATTTGCTTCGAGTCGTTTTCCCAATTACAAAATTGGGGCAAATAATCAGATTGTGGATGCCAAAGAAGACCCTAAAGTTTTGACCATGAAGGAGGTCGTTGCACGTGAGACCGCCTTGTTACTGGAGCAGCAGAAACGCCTCTCTGTTCGTGACCTTGCTAGTAAATTCGAGAAGGGGTTAGCTGCTGCTGCTAAGTTGTCTGAAGAG GCTCGACTCAGAGAGGCAGCTTCATTGGAGAAACATGTCCTTTTGAAGAAGCTTAGAGATGCTCTGGAATCTTTGAAAGGGCGTGTAGCTGGAAGAAACAAGGACGATGTAGAGGAAGCAATTGCCATG GTGGAAGCTCTTGCAGTTCAGCTGACTCAAAGAGAAGGGGAGTTGCTTCAAGAGAAGACAGAAGTGAAGAAACTAGCAAATTTCCTTAAGCAG GCTTCTGAAGATGCTAAGAAACTTGTTGACGAGGAAAGAGCTCATGCTCGAGCTGAAATTGAGAGTGCAAGAGCAGCAGTTCAGAGAGTGGAAGAGGCCGTTCAGGAGCAAGAACAAATATCTCGAGCTTCAGGCAAACAG GATCTGGAAGAGTTAATGAAGGAGGTGCAAGAGGCTAGACGGATCAAAATGCTGCACCAACCAAGCAAG GTTATGGATATGGAACATGAGCTTCATGCATTAAGGATTCAACTTGCAGAGAAGTCTAAGCATTCCTTACTACTTCAAAAAGAG CTAGCAAGAAGCAAGAGAATGGAGAAAACTATATCTCATATATATGAATTAGGCGGCACTGAAACTTTAGGTTCATATTTGCGGATTAAACCTTGCTCTGATATTGCTCCCGAACTTTCCGAATGCTCAATTCAGTGGTATCGTATTTCATCTGAAACTAGCAAAAAGGAGCTTATATTAG GTGCTAGCAAATCAGTTTATGCTCCAGAGCCTTTTGATGTTGGTCGAATCCTGCAGGTTGAGATTATTTATGATGGCCAGCTAATTGTATTGACAACTGCCGGTGCTATTGATCCAG CTGCTGGTTTGGGAAACTATGTGGAGGCACTTGTGCGGAAACATGATATTGAATTCAAT gTAGTTGTTAGCCAAATGAATGGTGCAGATCATCCATCTGAATCTATTCATGTACTACATGTTGGAAAGATGAGGATGAAACTATGTAAAGGAAAGACGACAATTGTCAAAGAATATTATTCCAGCTCAATGCAG CTGTGTGGAGTCAGAGGGGGCGGAAATGCAGCTGCCCAAGCATTGTTTTGGCAAGCAAAGAAAGGGTTTTCAGTTGTACTAGCATTCGAATCAGAGAGAGAAAGAAATGCAGCCATCATGCTTGCCAGGAGATTCGCTTTCGACTGTAAT ATAATGCTAGCCGGACCAGATGGTGGATCTTCTATAGGAACCAAATAG